From the genome of Pontibacillus halophilus JSM 076056 = DSM 19796:
TGACCCAATTTCCACCTGCAACAACTCCCTTTTACTCACGACCTATGTAACGTTCATTTTCTTTATTATGTCAAAAAAACTAAAAAAGGGGAAGAGGAATTTACTCCTCTCACCCTTATGTTGTCTGTTCATATTTCGCTTCTGCTTGCTTCAGTCTGTCCACTCGTTCCTCTGCACCTGATTCTGCATTGATAAAGATGCGATAGGTATTTTCACCCATTGTTCCGATATACTCGTAACAAAGCACTTCTTCATTCACATCATTCTCGATAATGGAAAGGTATTCTTCTTGAATGTTGACATCCTTGTTCACTTTCTGCTTCGCCTCATCTGATGCCAAACTTGGTTCAGGAAGTTCTCGCTCCTTATGATTCATAAGGAAATCACGAGCAGATAGCCCTAGCATGTCCCCGTTATCTAATGCAACTTTGACTTGAACGGAGTCTGGATAAATCCGAACATCACCTTGCTTATACAGGAAGCTATAGACACCAATATTTCCATATTGATTACTCTGAAATGGTTCCATATCTTGATAGTCTTGGTTCTCTAGGAACGCGACAGCTTTTTCTAGCCCTTCAAAGAGACTAATCTCTTTCGATTCCACTTTTCTCTCGACGAGAAGATTAATCGGGTGGCCACCTTTGACAGAAAGGTCCATATAACCACTCTTCTCCCCATTCTCATAGGAGACACTGTAGGTTGGGACATCTGCCCCCTTACCGCTCGTCGCAATGGTAATTCGCTCTTCATTCGTGACCTCGAACAAATTCTTAGCTTTCTCAATAGCTTGCTCTTCTGATAGGTCCTCACCTGTCAAATAGGAGAATCCATGCTCTTCTTGAGAAGTGCCTGTGGCGGTCGGACCAAGATTCCCTTCTTCATAGCCTTCTACGTTCTTCTCAACTGTTTTAAACCCATCGATAATCTTGTTGTCTGATACTTCATCCTTAGAGGCAAGTGCGAGTTCCACGTCCATCCAGCGCAAGTTCTCTTCTAATACCATGTATTGCACTTGTCTTAGTTCGTCCTTAATTTCACCTGATTGCTCATACAACTTCTCCAATTGCCCAATCTCATCTGCCGAAAGTGGTTTCTTATCTAAATCACGAACAGCTGTCTTATAACTAAATTCTCCGATACTTGTCAGGAAATCCTGCGTCTTATTAAATGGCATGAGCGTAAGCGGCAATTGTCCAACGTCCGTATGAGCCTCTGAAGTGATTCTCCATACTTCTGCTAACTGCGGAGAGAGTTGCTCCCTTGAATTCATGGCCATTACGGTACCAATCTTGTCATGAAGCAACTCCGTCCGATAGGTAAGGTCATGAAAGGCACGTTGATACGTGTTCTCAGCTTGAATCAAGATTGCATTCTTTTCTTGGTGCTCTTGGTATCCCCATACACCAGTTCCGACTACCCCTAGTGCCAGGACACCGATTAAGATCCATCGCAGCATATCAAGTCCTCCTATTTACAAAAAATATGTTTCCCAATTTCTTTGATTTGCGGGCGGCTCCAAATCCAATCGGACGTCGCTGTAACCGGGTTAAAATAGTACAACGCATTTCCGGACGGATCCCATCCGTTAATAGCATCAAGTACAGCTTCCTTCGCCTGTTCATTCGGAGTAAGCCAAATTTGCCCATCGCTTACAGCCGTAAAAGCCCGTGGTTCAAATATGACGCCTGAAACTGAATTCGGGAAAGAAGAACTCTCTACCCGGTTCAAGATTACGGCAGCCACTGCAACTTGGCCTGTATATGGTTCACCTCGCGCCTCCCCATAGACGGCATTAGCCATGAGCTGAATATCGTTTTGAGAATACCCATTTGGAACGTTCACAGCCGTCTCAGCTGATTCATCCCCACCGCCCTGATTCTGCTGTTCTTGCTGCTGTTGTGGTTCTTGCTTAGGCGAATCTGCCTTCCCTTGTTGCCCGCCGCCTTCCGTTTGTTTCTGTTGGTCGACCCCACCATAGTACGTAAAGTCTTTCCCACTTCGTATTTGATTCTTTACAAATGATTCATCGTACTGCGTTGCCTTTATAAGCTTCTGCTTCGTTTCTCCACCTAACAGTCCATCAATCTCAATCCCAAATTCATATTGGAAGTTACGCAGTGCCCAGTATGTACTCCAACCGAACACTCCATCGATGTTTCCGTTGTAGAAACCAATGTATTGAAGACGCGCCTGTAGCTCTATAACGTCGTCTCCGGTAGCCCCGTGCTGAAGCGTTCGCTCACTAAACGCATGGGTTTGCCGCTCTTCCATTGGTGTTGGGATTAACACGAATAAACAAACGGTCATGACTATGATTACGTATTTCATTTCGCTTCCTCCTGCAAATGGGATATACAACCCTATTCTCTTGTATTGTTTGAATCTGTTAGCCGTTTATGCATAAAAAAAGAGACCACTTCTATGTGGTCTCACTGAACGTTCTTATGACGAAGACTCTTGTCTATATCACCCCTTCTGATTGTACGCACTTACGAGCAACTGAAACAAAGAGTTCGCGGTACAAACTTTGTAAAGGAACAATAAAAGGGAGACTATGACTATAGTCTCCCCTTAGCATATATTCATGATCTCCCTAAGAAATTTACGCTTCTTTCTGATCTTTATTCGTTGGAACAAGGTATGGTCTAGGAACCTGGTTAGCAAGTTTAACTTTACGTAAAGCATAGAACCATAGGCATACCATGAATGGAGTTAGAATATAGGCCCAATACTGGTTTAATGCGGTTAATACGTAATCATAAGACCCGTGTAACAAGATTGGGATAAATAAGGCTGTTACGATTAATTGATACGGCTGTTTCTTACGGAAGAATTTCGCTTTGCCTATGTAGTAACCCATAATAACCCCGAACAACGCATGTGACGACACAGGGAAGATGGCACGTAGGAAAGCAATGTCAATTCCGTTCGCAAGCAGATAGAGAACGTTCTCAACCGTTGCGAATCCTAGGCTAATGGATACCCCATACACAATTCCATCGTAGTGAGCATCAAATACCGCATTCTTGTAGATTACATAAAGGAAAATAAACCATTTGAAGAACTCCTCAAGTCCACCAGCTAGAAAGAAGGACTTCAGGATTGGATCTTGAGCTACCCCTTCCACTTCGAACGCATACTGAATAAACATAATTGGAAAAACAAGGAGCGCTCCCATGACAAACATGCGAACAACCATACCAATTGGCTCTGTATCAAACCGGTCCTTTAAATAAAAGAAGGACAATAGCGCAAACCCTGGGGCGATTGCGGCAGAGAGTATTGAGAACACTCCTCATTCCCCTTTCACTAACGAAAATCAATTACTCCTATCGTATCATGAAGATATAGGAAAGGAAACCACTATTCTTTCGACATATTTAATACGTAATGTCGGTTTCACCTGAGGCAAGAGCAACAGCAAGTTTCATTCTAGCTTTCTTACTATCATCATCGTCGCCAAGGATAACCCCTTTTTGCAACAAGTCGTACGTACTGCCTTCGTAATCATACGTTGGATAGACAGCCCCCTCCTCGGATGCAGTCGTGATTACGACGACGACCCCACTTTCGATTGCACGTACAATGCTTTCCATCATACGCGGAGAGACTTGACCGCGACCAACGCCTTCAAGAACCAGTCCTTTCACCCCACTATCAACAGAAGCGTCAATAAACTTGCCATCCGCTTCTAAATAGACCTTAATGATATCTACAGCTGGGATTGGCGCTTTAATCTCATAGGTTTCTCTTCGTATCGGCTTTTGGTAGACGTGAACAACGTCATTATCAATGATCCCAAGATACCCGAATCCGAATGCATTAAAGCCTTGGATGTTCGATGCGTGCTCTTTCTTCACATATTTCGCTGCGAAAATGCGTTCATTGAAGACAACGACCGTTCCTGCACCTCGTAAATCTTCTGCAGAAGCCGTATAAATGGCATGACGCAAATTAATATACACATCACTCCCAATATCACCTGGTGAACGCTGAGAACCCGTCACGACAACCGGTCGTTCGTCCTGCACGGTTAAGTCAAGGAAATAAGCTGTTTCTTCTAACGAATCCGTTCCGTGAGTAACGACTACCCCATCCACTAAATCATCTTCTAAATGCTTCTCAATCCGTTCCTTTAACGACTTTAAATCTTGAAAGGTAATATGCATACTCGGCTTTTGAAAGACCGAATCCACCACAACCTCAATGTCATCTGGAAGCTGACAAAGCGACGTTAACTCTTCTCCCGTTAAAGAACCAGAAGCAAGTTTCCCAGAATCCTTAGTAGGTGCACTCGCAATGGTCCCCCCTGTTGTAAGTAAGACAACCTTCTTCATATGTATCCACCCCTTCTTTCTTCTCAAGCATTAAGTATAACAAAAAAAAGCTCTCTGTCTGAGACAAAGAGCATTCCTAATTATTTGGAAGCAATATGCTGTGCAATCCATTCTCCATGATGACGACCATTCTCAATGAAGATCTCATTGTTGTTATAACCAGCAGCGATCACTCCTGCAATGTAGATCCCAGGTACATTCGTCTCCATTGTATCCGGGTTCACTTCAGGTCTCCCTGTCTCATCTTCTATGGAAATCCCCATTTCCTTAAGGAATGAGTGATCAGGATGATAGCCCGTCATGGCAAATACGAAATCGTTCTCAACGCTCTTCTCTTCCCCATTTACAGTGAAGTAGACGCGGTCATGAGTAATTTCAGTTACCGTAGCGTTAAATTCCATCCCTATCTGTTCTTTTCGCACAAGCGCTTCAAACTCTGGTAAGATCCATGGTTTTACGCTTGTTGAGTAATCGGATCCGCGATAAAGAACCGTTACGTTCGAATCCGCCTTGACAAGCTCAAGAGCCGCATCTACAGCAGAGTTCTTTCCACCAATAATAACAACATTCTTATCAAAGTAAGGGTGAGGCTCCTTGAAATAGTGCATAACTTTGTCTAACTGTTCTCCAGGTATACCCATGTAATTCGGCTGGTCGTAGTACCCTGTAGCAACGACAAGGTCATCCGCTTTATAGTGGAGTTGCTCTCCATTGTTCCTCTCGGTGCAAACGAGGAACCCGTCCTCTTCATTTACGACTTTCGTTACTCTCTCGTATGTGTTAATGCGCAAATCTTTCCTTCTAGCAACGGCACGATAGTAGGCTAAAGCTTGATTACGTACCGGCTTTTTACGCTCTGTAATAAATGGCATATTTCCAATTTCTAATTTCTCACTGGATGAGAAGAACATCTGGTGAGTGGGATAATGATAAATCGCGTTCACCACATTCCCCTTCTCAATAATCAGAGGTTCAATGCCTCTATTCTGTAGTTCAATGGCTGCAGACAACCCACATGGGCCAGCACCCACAATAATCACTCGTTCTTTTTGCAAGCTTCTTCACTCCTCTAAACCAAAACACAATAGCAATTGAAATGGTACATAAAAATAGAAACATCTCCTACCATATCTATGATAGGAGATGAATGTAAACAATTCAACCTAGATCCAACCTCTGAATCGAGAGGCTTCGGCCATTTTACGGACACCGACCATATAGGCAGCGAGACGCATATCAATCCTTCTAGTATCTGATGTATGGTAAACGGAATTAAAGCCTTTCACCATTACTTCTCGTAACTTCGCCTCTACTTCTTCTTCTGTCCAGTAATAACCCTGATTGTTCTGAACCCATTCAAAGTAAGATACCGTTACGCCGCCAGCTGACGCAAGTACGTCTGGGACTAACAGAATACCACGCTCGGATAAAATACGAGTAGCTTCTAATGTAGTAGGGCCATTTGCCGCTTCCACTACAATTGGAGCCTTAATCTTATGTGCATTTTCTTCTGTAATTTGATTTTCAATCGCAGCCGGAACAAGAATATCACAGTCTAATTCCAGAAGCTCCGGGTTAGAAATTGTATCTTTAAACAACTTTGTCACTGTACCGAAACTATCTCGACGATCTAATAAGTAGTCAATATCTAATCCTTCAGGGTCATGAAGTGCTCCATAAGCATCTGAGATTCCGATAACTTTGGCGCCTGCATCGTGCATAAACTTAGCTAAGAAACTACCTGCGTTCCCAAATCCTTGAATAACAACACGAGCCCCTTCAACCGAGATTCCCTTTTGCTTTGCTGCTTCTTCAATACAAATGGTAACCCCTTTAGCTGTAGCCGATTCACGACCATGAGAGCCACCTAACACTAACGGCTTCCCTGTAATAAATCCTGGATTATTAAATTCATCAATACGGCTATATTCATCCATCATCCAAGCCATAATTTGCGAGTTGGTAAACACGTCTGGCGCCGGGATATCCTTCGTTGGTCCAACGATTTGACTAATGGCACGCACATATCCTCGACTTAATCCTTCAAGTTCACGGAAGGACATTTCTCGAGGGTCACACACGATGCCACCTTTCCCACCACCATAAGGTAAATCAACAATTCCGGCCTTCAAACTCATCCAAATGGATAACGCCTTTACTTCTTTTTCAGAAACGTTTGGATGGAAGCGCACTCCACCTTTAGTAGGTCCTACTGCATCATTGTGCTGTGCACGGTAGCCAGTAAAAATCTTAATCGAGCCATTGTCCATTCTTACTGGTATACGTACCGTCATCATACGTACAGGCTCTTTTAGGAGCTCATAAACTTCCTCAGGATATCCTAATTTATCTAAGGCATTTCGAATGACCTGTTGAGTCGACTTCAAAACATCCATTTTATTGTTTTCATTGGCAGAATCTGTTGCTTTTTCGGCTACCATGAACTTACCTCCCATAGAATTTCGATCAATCATGCTGTTAGCTTTCAGAGTTTAGTATACACTTTCCAATTGGATATGCAACCCATATTGCATAGAGAATTGCGAGATAGAAACCACGAAATGAAAGCGGATTCAGACCGTGACCTTACTTCGATTGTAGTGTAAGCTCAATAAATTTCTCAATCATTTCACTATAGCTAAGACCAATTACGTTCGCTGCATCAGGAAATAGACTAGTCGGCGTCATACCTGGCAATGTATTGACTTCAAGAATGACCGGTTCTCCCGCTTCATTAATAATGAAGTCTACTCGTGAGTATGTCTCACATCCTAATAATTGGTGAGCGCGCACGGCTTGTTTCTGAAGTTTCAGAGCCAATTCTTCGTCAAGCTCAGCAGGACAAATATGTTCGCTGCCACCGACTGCGTATTTCGATTCATAATCGTAGTATTCGTTTTTCGGTATAATCTCAATCACAGGAAGGGATTGTTCTTCACCCTCTGCACCCATAACTGCCACAGTTACCTCGCGTCCATACACAAACTCTTCTGCAAGAATACTTGTATCACTATGGACAGCAACCTTTATGGCTTCATCAAGTTGAGATTCTTCTTTCACAATTGTAAGCCCAAGTGTAGACCCCTCTTGGTTTGGTTTAATCACAAGGGGAAGGCGCATATTCGCCTCAATATCTTCTTTAATGGCAGCTTCACTCTTATAGACTCCAATTGGATACGTACGGCTCTTCGCTACCGTTAATCCATTCTGGTGGAAGATTTGCTTAGCTTTCGATTTATCCATGGCTAACGCAGAAGCAAGTACTCCCGACCCAACATAAGGGATCCCTTTCAGTTCAAGAAGCCCTTGGATGCGTCCGTCTTCTCCATATTTACCATGAAGCCCGATAAAGACGACCTCTACATCTAAATCAACTACTTCTTGAATACGTTCAGGGTGAAAGTCCACCCCTACAACATCATGACCTGCTTCACGTAACGCATTCATGACCCCTTTACCTGTGGATAAGGATACTTCTCTTTCGCCGGATACTCCTCCGTATATAACGCCAATTCTCAAATCTAGTCACTCCTATCATCTATTTACATCGTGCATCATTTACTTTATTCCAAACTATCGTAACATGTTCAACACCTATATGGAACAGAAAAGAAAAGGGAGTGGAATGTCGCTTTATCTTGCGACTTAATACCTTATATCCTCCTAATCCAAATGCACCACAAACCCTTCTATCATAAAAAAAAGACCGCTCATATACAATGAACAGTCTTCCTTATGTTTAATTGAAATAATGCTGAATTTGTTCTACAGCTTCTGATGGGAAGATCTCTTTCCCGTATTCTTTCAGACGATACGATGTGACAGTACTCGGAGATGCAAATTCAGAAAGGATGGCTATCAGATGCTCACGATTATGGAAGGTCATTTCTTCTTCATCCAAGAACAAGTAGTAGTATTGGTCCATATGATATACCGCTCCCCCTAGCATTCCTTGTTGGAAGAGGTGTTGGGAAACGTGAATAATGTCTTCGAAAGATTGGAAAGCAAACATCATCTCATTGCTTTCATCTAAAGTAACTTTCATTTCTACAAAGTCTTCCTCTTCTTCTTCCTGTTCATCTTGGGTCACAACGATAAGCATCCCTTGGGCTTGCATGAGGTAAACTTGTACAAGCAGCATACCTTCAAGTTCAATCCCGAGCTCATCTGTTGCTTCGTACATCATGTCATGGAACAGTTGATGTACGCTAGGCAAGTCATACCACAGATCTTCACGCGATAGACCTCGATCAACTAGGTCATCAAACGTGAGAAAAATCTTAAACTTGTTGTGAGACAATCGCTCTAATCTCATTCACTCGCCCCCCTAAATAACATATAAAGTACCTTGTGTTAGTATATGTTGCAATGTGTAAAGATGGTACTGTTTTATAAAGTATAAAGAAATTATAGGGCACGGACAAGTTAAATTTCGTGCGTAGCTAACCATTCTTCCCATTCTTGTCGATTTGTGCCTAACAGAAACGGCTTTAGTCGCAATTTCTCTTCCTTAGGCAGTGAATCGTACGCATACCCGCCAAGACCAATATCAAGAGTTGGGAATTTCTCTTTCAAGGCTTTGGCAAGACTGACGGTTGTCGGGATATTCTTCTTCAACGTACATGACATGAACAAGTACTTAGGTTGAACTTCATCAATAACCACATGAGCATCACCCGGGGCCAGACTTTGGCCAAGGTAGATGACCTCATACCCTTTACGCTTTAGGAACAACGCAAATATGAGCAATCCAAGCTCATGCTTCTCATTTGGGCCACATACACAAATGGCCTTTGGAAGCGTCTGGTCAGACGGAAGAGAAATTAACATCATGCCTACTCGAGAACGCAGGAAATTCGTCGCAAAGTGTTCATGGGCGCTCGATATTTCATTCCGCTCCCACAACGTGCCGATGTCGACTAATATCGGTCCAATAACTTCAATGGCTACCTTCTCAGGAGTAAATATACTAAAGGCATAATCGAGTTGACTATGAGCCAGTTTCTCATCAAACGAAAGCAAAGCTTTCTGTAATTTATAGGAGATCTGTTGTTGATGAGTCCTGGTTTCGAATTGTTCCTCTTCAGATTCATCTTCACGCTGGTCTGTATTCTGATTCTCTAGTAACGATACAGCTTGAGAGATGGTAAACCCTTTATCGACCTTATCCATCAGCCATTTCAGCACTTTCACATGCTCCTCCGTATACACTCGGTGGCCAGCTGAATTTCGCTGAGGGCGAATAATTTGATACCTTCTCTCCCATGCTCGTAAGGTTCCAGCTTGAATGCCTAGCATGTTACATAAAGCTTTTATATTATATTTCCCTTGTTGGCTCGACATTCCATTTCCTCCAAAACTAGCTCGGTTTTTCTCCATTATAGAGAACGGTCATTTTTATGTAAAACTTGAATATGTTCTAGATCGTTTTCAACACGTTCATTATGCTATAGGACTCCGTTCTAATGTTCAAGTGTTGATCGTTTCCTTTTCTAAACAAGTGGTGGACTAGTAAATTCGACTACTCGCCTTCTCCTTCTTTGTCTCAATTAAAGATAACCCGTATAGCCAAGAAGCAATAAAGTAAGCCAGAACAATCTTAATGGACAAAACAGCTAACAGGATTGTAGCCAACAACGAGAGGAGTAGTACGAATTGCGCCTTCCTAAGACGTCCATGAATGAGAATCATGGACCATAAGTGAAACAACACTCTTCCTGTAACAAGAGCACCAATAAGGAAGCTTATACTTCCGAATAAGAACTCCCATGGGGACAGTAGCAAATAGATGTAGTAATCTTCATGAATCGGAAGTCTCGCAAGTGGAAACCAATAAATGCATAAGAAGCACCCTCCAAAGATTGCACTCGCCTTTAATAGAGTGGTAAACATACAATCATCCCCCTCTCTCCATATCTATGAAGAAAGGGGGATGCACATTAAACATCTTCTTTAATATCAAGCACACGAAATCCAGCTTTCTCAAGCCGTTTAGCAATCTTATCGATATTTGGACTCGGTTCTAGCTTTAATACAATTCTTCTTGCCAACTTCTTCGTCTCATCAAAGGTCGCCAAGGAGATGACATTCTCATGGTAGTGCTTGAGAATATCTGATAACCTAGCAATCCGACCTTCAGATTCTTCAGAAGTAAAGGCAATCCGCACGCCTCGCCTATGAGCTCCAAATGCACTTTCAAATTGTTCGATTACATCATAACGACTTACAACCCCAAGAAAGCCCCGTTCTGAATTTGTTACGGCCAATATTGGAAATCCTTTAAATAAAGGAAGTGTTTTCTCAAACACGTCATCTTCAGTTACGTATAATTCATCTCTTGTAACCAAATCCTTTAAGGAAACATCTGATAGATATTCCTCTTTCGGACGTATGCCGTGGAAATAGCCTTCGTAGATACGTTCTTGTGAGATCATGCCTACGTATTCATTCCCATCGAGAACAGGCATAGCTTGGAAGTCATGCTTTAACAACGTGTCAAGCGCTTCCCCAACCGGGTCTTGTAACGAAGCAGTTACAGACTGGAATTTGTTTTTCATGATACTTCGTACGAACATCCCATCACCCCACTAATAGATTTTTATGCTCATCGTGTATATATTCAACTCTATGGGGCTTATTCCTCTATAATATTGTGTACAAACCGTTACGAAGCTGGAATTTAAACCTTTCAAGATGATTAGTTAGAGAACTGAATCAACTCACTGCCAGCTCCTCCATCGTCTGATGGCAACTTTAGATTGGCTGGTGCATTTTGTTGTAACAACAGATAAGCAGGAAACAAAAGCCCAAGCGCAATAAACACACTAAGAAGAACTCGAAGCCAAATAGTCTGGACCCGCTCCCGGTCTTTACGTTGATTGCCCCCATGTGCCGAGCTACGAGGAGGAAGTGAGGACTGATTCTGTTCGCTCACCACGTCAGAATATCCCTCACCTCCATCAACACGCGTTCTTAATGACCGAGCTTGGTCGTTACGTTGTTCCATGAATGTTCACCTCAATTTCCCATATCGAATGAAACAGGCAAGTAGGACATCCACTGTAAAATGAGCCACAATTGTTGTAAGCAATTGCCCTGTTTCTTCATAAACCCAGCCAAGTAAAAAGCTGATGAGCAACACAGATAGTAATAAAACAGGCTTTGTTAAATAACGAATATGCATAAGTGCAAATGAAAGCGACGCAACCCAATACCCGAGTTGTTCTTGTATGACACCCCGAAACAACAATTCTTCAGCAACAGATACCGTTAGGGCAATAAGTAAGATTCCAATTAAAGGACGATCTTGGAATAGCTTCACGTTCAGGCCGCCATCATCGTACCACTCTCTCGGAGTTACTTTCATGAGAAAGAAGTCCAGTGCGACAATACCTAACCCGATGTACAGACCCAACCTTAGCGCAGCCCAATCTTGTACAGAGAATAAATTTACCGTGTATAGTAGCGGGGTTGACTCCAATAGAAATATAGCCAAGGAAGAGATCAAAAGAAATAGCGCTTGGGTGACATAAACATTGAAGACGAGCTGTTTTGGCGTTAGTTGATCGATTAACTGTTGCTGGCGGCGATTCATAGACGATCCCCTTGTAGAAATACTCTCTTCAGCGCCTCTTCCCATTGAGGAACTTCATGATTTCCCTGTAAGATGTCTGGATGCCATTTATCAAATGAGAAATCACAGATGTCGCAACAGAACTCTAACGGCTCTTTAAGCGAAGACTGAAATGATTCATATAACGTAACCCTTCTACACGTATCCCCATGAACCCATCGAATAAACTCAGATAACTTCTCATGCTTGTACAGTGCACGGTGCTCAATCGTTTGCATAATTTCATGTAAAGCGGAATCTAACTGAGGTTCTTCAGACCTCACAAATCCCCCATGGATCACATCCTTCTGTTCCAACTGATAGTTCAAGAACCTCCACTGAATCTCACTTAGCTGCAAAGTTGCCTCTACCTCTGCAGATGACGGAATCGGTTGATGAGATTGCTTCAAATTTACTAAATAATGGCGAAGCTGGCTTAGTTGATGTGGTTCAGGCAGCTCTGATGAGATGAGTGATCTAGGCAGGTCCCCATCTCCTGGGGAATAAAACGTTAAGCTAACCGATTGCTTCCCGTCACGCCCGGCTCGACCGATCTCCTGTAGAAAGGATTCGACTTGGGGAGGCAAATGAGCATGAATGACAAGGCGAATGTTGTCTTTATTAACCCCCATGCCAAATGCACTTGTGCAGCAGATGACATCGAGTTGGTCGTTCATAAACTGCTGTTGAATTAACAACCGGTCTGTATGCTCCATCCCGCCGTGATAGAAGGCAACGCGTAAATGGGGCAATGCATCTCTAAGCTCAAAGGTCGCCTTTTCTGTCCATTGTCGACTAGAGAAGTAAATCATCGTTGGTACAGGTCGTTCTTTAAGGATGGTTTTCATGCGCTCGATTTTCTCTTCCATGGAGTTCACATGTGAAACGGCTAAGGCGATATTCTCTCGGTCCATCGGATAAATATGCTTCGCCATCTGAGGTCGCTCCAACTGCGTTAGAATATCATCCTGTATAGCAAGCGGCGCGGTAGCACTCAATGCAAGCATAGTCGGATTCCCAAGCTTCTTTGCCGCCTCTCCTAATTTCAAGTAATCCGTTCGGAACTCATGCCCCCATTGGGAGATACAATGAGCCTCATCCACGACGAATAAAGAAACGTTGATACGCTTACGCAGTGCCTCCATGAATCGGTCATTTTGTAACATTTCTGGTGAACAATAAATAAGCGTATATTCATGTAGATGTTGAAGCACCTTTTGTTTTTGGTTGCTATCAAGAAAACTGTTAATGGCAACAACACGCTTTATGCCCTTTTGCTTCAATTGTTTCACTTGGTCGACCATAAGTGAAATGAGTGGTGATACGACGATTGTTGCCCCTTCTTGAATCAAGGCAGGCAACTGATAACAAATTGATTTCCCAGTTCCGGTAGGTAATATGCCAAGAACATCTTGACCAGATAAGATATCTGAAATAATTTCTTTCTGTCCTTCTCGGAAGGAATCGTAATGAAAATACCGGGACAAGTGCTGTTCTAATGTAGCCATTTACGCTCCCTCCCTATTGTGCGTCCAAAGAAGCGAGAACAAGTCGGATTTCAAAGTAAGAATACTGTTCTCCTAACGACTCCCGTATAACTTTAAGACGGTTGGTGTTTAACTGTTTGACCTGATGGGAAATGTCCTGTGCAGCCTTGGATGAAATAAAGGGTTCAATTGAGAATGAAGGATGCACAAGGGCAATTTCAACGATATGGTCTTGAATGGTGCTTAATTTCAGCCTTCTAATTCTTGTGAGCTGTTGAAGAGAGTAGCCTTGGTTAATATAATCTAGGGTCTTCTTAGCTGATTCAGTAATCGGAATTTCCTGGATTTGATCCGCTATAAAGGTGTATAGCCACGGAAAATTCGTTGAGTCTGCCATTGCCCGTTCTAGAATG
Proteins encoded in this window:
- a CDS encoding RecQ family ATP-dependent DNA helicase: MATLEQHLSRYFHYDSFREGQKEIISDILSGQDVLGILPTGTGKSICYQLPALIQEGATIVVSPLISLMVDQVKQLKQKGIKRVVAINSFLDSNQKQKVLQHLHEYTLIYCSPEMLQNDRFMEALRKRINVSLFVVDEAHCISQWGHEFRTDYLKLGEAAKKLGNPTMLALSATAPLAIQDDILTQLERPQMAKHIYPMDRENIALAVSHVNSMEEKIERMKTILKERPVPTMIYFSSRQWTEKATFELRDALPHLRVAFYHGGMEHTDRLLIQQQFMNDQLDVICCTSAFGMGVNKDNIRLVIHAHLPPQVESFLQEIGRAGRDGKQSVSLTFYSPGDGDLPRSLISSELPEPHQLSQLRHYLVNLKQSHQPIPSSAEVEATLQLSEIQWRFLNYQLEQKDVIHGGFVRSEEPQLDSALHEIMQTIEHRALYKHEKLSEFIRWVHGDTCRRVTLYESFQSSLKEPLEFCCDICDFSFDKWHPDILQGNHEVPQWEEALKRVFLQGDRL